In one window of Paraflavitalea soli DNA:
- a CDS encoding amidohydrolase family protein, giving the protein MLIIDAHCHAGKGDGLTGPWDTSAPLKNFLRWSEEAGIQRTNLFAAFHSDYAKANAAVSVIVNKQPQRFYGFAFVHAVNDRGRIFELVNEAVTQYGFCGIKVHRHDARISREICEAARYFSVPVLYDVVGEVSMVELLATEYPEVNFIIPHLSSFSDDWRAQIALIPLLERHPNVFTDTSGIRRYDLLEMAFKRAGPGKILFGSDGPWLHPAVELKKVFVLTRNKTDLQRMLAGNFLHLTEKARNGEYETAGRPKPVFSKTDEPLTYEYRDPWLVK; this is encoded by the coding sequence ATGCTGATCATAGACGCACACTGCCATGCCGGAAAAGGGGATGGCCTCACAGGGCCCTGGGATACCAGCGCACCACTGAAGAACTTCCTCCGCTGGTCGGAGGAGGCCGGCATACAAAGGACCAATCTCTTTGCTGCCTTTCATTCTGACTATGCTAAAGCGAATGCCGCCGTATCTGTTATTGTCAATAAGCAACCGCAGCGGTTCTATGGGTTTGCTTTTGTGCATGCAGTGAACGACCGGGGACGCATTTTTGAATTGGTCAATGAGGCTGTTACTCAATATGGGTTCTGTGGTATTAAGGTACATCGCCATGATGCCCGTATTTCCCGGGAAATATGTGAGGCTGCCAGATACTTTTCGGTACCTGTATTGTATGATGTGGTAGGAGAGGTATCGATGGTCGAACTACTGGCTACTGAATATCCGGAGGTCAACTTTATCATTCCACATCTTTCCAGCTTTTCGGATGACTGGCGGGCGCAGATTGCGCTCATTCCTTTGTTGGAAAGGCATCCCAATGTATTTACCGACACCTCTGGCATACGTCGTTATGATCTATTGGAAATGGCTTTCAAAAGGGCCGGGCCGGGTAAGATCCTTTTTGGTTCTGATGGTCCCTGGCTGCATCCTGCGGTAGAATTAAAAAAAGTATTCGTGCTCACGCGCAACAAGACCGACCTTCAGCGCATGTTGGCCGGCAACTTTCTACACCTTACAGAGAAAGCGCGTAATGGAGAATACGAAACAGCAGGTCGTCCCAAACCCGTCTTCTCTAAAACAGATGAACCGCTTACTTACGAGTATCGTGATCCCTGGCTGGTAAAGTAG
- a CDS encoding aminotransferase class I/II-fold pyridoxal phosphate-dependent enzyme, which translates to MMDFTSSLYLGMKHSSKELNDWQQLTTGVPAALGEADLALQVGNYVAGMQGLEEGLTAPSTLHLYWDLFDYLCHQPVVLFIDEKVYPVSRYGIEKLLIRKVPVHPFRHFDADHVAELIRKNSTRSTTPVIVSDGWCPSCGRAAPLQQYAALVKPLKGAVIVDDTQAFGVLGTRKRNGKPYGQGGGGLLRWQSLQSDTIITIVSLAKGLGVPMSVISSTHQFIGSFARHSQTRVNSSPVSLAHLQAAMNAFRINRLEGDERRSALWRNISLLRSLLQRAGILVQGGIFPVQAIRCHSRQQTIRLWEELKKRNIRSVLITPHGEQQPALCLIVHSDHTPGDIRVLADAIKKHHFLFKQSDHVNTLTGNPYRTGSAQTIPGWKAGA; encoded by the coding sequence ATGATGGATTTTACATCGTCGCTGTACCTTGGAATGAAACATAGCAGTAAGGAATTGAATGATTGGCAACAGTTGACTACCGGCGTGCCTGCCGCACTGGGCGAAGCAGACCTGGCGCTACAGGTCGGGAATTATGTGGCAGGCATGCAGGGATTGGAAGAAGGATTGACTGCGCCTTCCACCCTGCACCTTTACTGGGACCTGTTCGATTACCTGTGTCACCAGCCGGTTGTCCTGTTCATCGATGAAAAAGTGTATCCTGTTTCCAGGTATGGCATAGAGAAACTGCTAATCAGGAAAGTTCCCGTTCACCCTTTCAGGCATTTCGATGCGGACCATGTAGCGGAGCTGATCAGAAAAAACAGCACCAGGTCAACAACCCCGGTGATCGTGAGTGATGGTTGGTGTCCCTCCTGTGGCAGGGCTGCTCCGCTGCAACAATACGCGGCCCTGGTGAAACCACTGAAGGGAGCAGTGATTGTAGATGATACCCAGGCCTTCGGCGTATTGGGTACCAGAAAAAGGAACGGGAAGCCATATGGGCAGGGTGGGGGTGGATTACTACGATGGCAATCCTTACAGTCGGATACCATCATCACCATCGTTTCCCTGGCCAAAGGATTGGGTGTGCCGATGTCGGTGATAAGCAGTACACACCAGTTCATTGGGTCCTTTGCCAGGCATAGCCAAACAAGGGTCAATTCAAGCCCGGTGAGCCTGGCACATCTGCAGGCTGCTATGAATGCTTTTCGCATCAACCGGCTGGAAGGGGATGAAAGACGGTCGGCACTCTGGCGAAACATTAGTTTGTTAAGGTCTCTTTTACAGCGCGCGGGTATACTGGTACAAGGTGGCATCTTCCCGGTGCAAGCCATCCGCTGCCATTCCCGGCAGCAGACCATCAGGCTTTGGGAAGAACTGAAGAAGCGTAATATCAGATCAGTATTGATCACCCCGCACGGGGAGCAGCAGCCGGCCCTTTGCCTGATCGTCCATAGCGATCATACGCCAGGAGATATCCGGGTATTGGCTGATGCTATTAAAAAACACCATTTTTTATTTAAACAATCGGATCATGTCAACACTCTTACAGGAAATCCTTACCGAACAGGAAGTGCTCAAACTATCCCCGGATGGAAAGCCGGCGCATAA
- a CDS encoding ThuA domain-containing protein produces MINQRKAPLFLIVILLLSLGAAAQKNKVLVFCKTAGFYHNSIPEGKLAIIKLGQENKFGVDTSSDAAVFTKNNLKQYKAVVFLNTTGNVLDDEQQTAFEQYIRAGGGFVGVHAATDTEYDWPWYGRLVGAYFKSHPAPQEATLDIVDSKHISTKHLPVRWTRKDEWYNYKWMSDSVHVLMTIDETTYTGNRMGTTHPMSWYHNFEGGRAFYTELGHTKESYTDPLYLQHLLGGILWAMKK; encoded by the coding sequence ATGATCAACCAACGCAAAGCCCCGCTCTTCCTGATCGTAATTTTACTGTTGTCGCTTGGCGCAGCAGCCCAAAAGAACAAGGTCCTCGTATTCTGCAAAACAGCCGGATTCTACCACAACTCCATTCCTGAAGGCAAACTGGCCATTATTAAATTGGGCCAGGAAAACAAGTTTGGCGTCGATACCAGCTCCGACGCTGCTGTATTCACCAAGAATAACTTAAAGCAGTATAAAGCCGTAGTGTTCCTCAATACCACCGGCAATGTGCTGGATGATGAACAACAGACAGCTTTTGAGCAATACATCCGTGCCGGTGGAGGATTTGTGGGTGTACACGCAGCCACCGATACGGAATACGACTGGCCCTGGTATGGAAGGTTGGTAGGGGCTTATTTCAAAAGCCACCCGGCACCACAGGAAGCTACACTCGATATTGTTGATAGCAAGCATATTTCCACCAAACATTTACCCGTACGCTGGACCCGCAAAGATGAGTGGTATAATTATAAATGGATGTCGGATAGTGTACATGTACTGATGACAATCGATGAGACTACTTACACTGGCAACAGGATGGGCACTACCCACCCCATGAGCTGGTACCACAACTTCGAAGGTGGCCGGGCTTTTTATACTGAGCTGGGGCATACCAAAGAGTCATATACTGATCCCTTGTACCTGCAGCACTTGCTGGGCGGGATATTGTGGGCGATGAAGAAATAA
- a CDS encoding Gfo/Idh/MocA family protein, giving the protein MNTPKDPNQLSRRNFVKNTLMASVGIMIIPRFVMGGKGYTAPSDKITLGFIGTGKQARGLVKGFAPKAQVLAGADVDSKKLALFRQITEKLYADAKDQPQYKGFTAYSDFKQLLERKDIDAVVIATPDHWHAVQSIMAANAKKHVYCEKPLAHSVEEGRAMVKAMKRNNVILQTGSMQRSSRNFRHACELVRNGYLGDIKEVLVNVGKAGIVCELPEQPIPAELNWQQWVGPAALRPFNDVLAPPVEQDIFPNWRNYKEFGGGLLSDWGAHMFDIVQWALDKDKSGPVDLFPPDGKDYKTLTMVYDNGVVVKHEDFGRGNGVRFIGSKGTLDISRSFIDSKPENIATSIIQPNEIHLYNSDNQHQDWLDAIKSGKPPICDVETGHRTSSVCAIANIAYWLKRPLKWNPKRERFIGDREANQLAKANINNGWKLK; this is encoded by the coding sequence ATGAATACTCCTAAAGACCCCAATCAATTAAGCAGAAGGAATTTTGTAAAGAATACGCTCATGGCTTCGGTAGGGATCATGATCATCCCCCGGTTTGTAATGGGTGGCAAAGGATATACTGCCCCCAGCGATAAGATCACACTGGGATTTATTGGCACCGGCAAACAAGCCAGGGGCCTGGTAAAGGGTTTTGCCCCTAAAGCACAGGTACTGGCCGGCGCCGATGTAGACAGCAAGAAACTGGCTTTGTTCCGGCAGATCACAGAAAAACTGTATGCTGATGCAAAAGATCAACCGCAGTACAAAGGATTTACAGCCTATTCGGATTTTAAACAACTACTGGAAAGAAAAGATATCGATGCCGTCGTGATAGCCACACCCGATCACTGGCACGCCGTACAATCCATTATGGCCGCCAATGCAAAGAAGCATGTGTATTGTGAGAAACCCCTGGCGCATTCGGTAGAAGAAGGCAGGGCCATGGTAAAGGCGATGAAACGGAACAACGTGATCCTGCAAACAGGTAGCATGCAGCGCAGCTCCCGGAATTTCAGGCATGCCTGTGAACTGGTGCGCAATGGCTACCTTGGTGATATCAAAGAAGTGTTGGTAAATGTAGGCAAGGCGGGTATTGTCTGCGAACTGCCTGAACAACCCATCCCGGCAGAGTTGAACTGGCAGCAATGGGTGGGCCCGGCAGCTTTACGCCCCTTCAATGATGTGCTGGCTCCCCCGGTAGAACAGGATATATTTCCCAATTGGCGCAATTACAAAGAATTTGGCGGCGGCCTCCTGAGCGACTGGGGCGCGCATATGTTTGATATTGTGCAATGGGCCCTGGATAAAGACAAGAGCGGCCCCGTAGACCTTTTCCCACCAGATGGTAAGGACTATAAAACACTGACCATGGTCTATGACAATGGCGTAGTGGTAAAACATGAAGATTTTGGCCGGGGCAATGGCGTACGCTTCATCGGCAGCAAAGGAACCCTGGACATCAGCCGCTCATTCATCGACAGTAAGCCAGAGAATATTGCTACATCCATCATACAACCAAACGAAATACACCTGTACAACAGCGATAATCAACACCAGGACTGGCTGGACGCTATTAAAAGTGGTAAACCGCCTATCTGTGATGTAGAGACCGGTCATCGTACCAGCTCCGTCTGCGCTATCGCCAATATTGCCTACTGGCTCAAGCGCCCATTGAAATGGAATCCGAAGCGGGAGCGTTTCATTGGCGACCGGGAAGCGAACCAACTGGCCAAGGCTAATATTAATAATGGGTGGAAGTTGAAGTAA
- a CDS encoding Crp/Fnr family transcriptional regulator, whose translation MQKIIAHIQEIYPLPVVKLQELTTQLTEEVYPRNYVLFREGRVEQKMYFIEKGIARAYCHRDEKEITFWFGAEGSVVFSYNSYAADKPGYETVELLEDAVLYSISHTAIRHLFDTHIELANWGRKLAEYELIKTESCFIGLQFQPAADRYKNLLESNPELIQRVQLGHIASYLGVTQVTLSRIRAELR comes from the coding sequence TTGCAAAAAATTATTGCACATATCCAGGAGATCTATCCGTTGCCGGTAGTCAAATTGCAGGAGTTAACGACGCAGCTTACGGAAGAAGTGTATCCCCGGAATTATGTCTTATTCCGCGAAGGGCGGGTAGAACAGAAGATGTACTTCATTGAGAAGGGCATTGCCAGGGCTTATTGTCATCGTGATGAAAAGGAGATCACCTTCTGGTTTGGAGCGGAAGGATCTGTCGTTTTTTCCTATAATAGTTATGCAGCCGATAAACCAGGTTATGAAACGGTTGAACTGCTGGAGGATGCTGTATTGTACAGTATATCCCATACCGCCATCCGCCACTTATTCGATACCCATATAGAGTTGGCCAACTGGGGCCGTAAGCTGGCTGAATATGAACTGATCAAGACAGAATCCTGCTTTATTGGCTTACAGTTTCAGCCAGCCGCCGACCGGTACAAGAACCTGCTGGAAAGCAACCCGGAACTGATACAAAGGGTTCAGCTTGGGCATATTGCGTCCTACCTGGGGGTAACCCAGGTAACGCTGAGCCGGATCAGGGCCGAGCTGCGGTGA
- a CDS encoding DMT family transporter — translation MSWIILIIAGLFEVGFTTCLKLSNNFSNLKWSVAFFVSITLSFLLLNKAIQTIPIGTAYAVWTGIGAVGTVIMGILLYKEPADFWRMFFIFLLIGSIVGLKVVSK, via the coding sequence ATGTCTTGGATCATATTAATTATTGCGGGTTTATTTGAGGTAGGATTTACGACTTGTTTGAAGTTGTCCAACAACTTTTCGAACCTCAAATGGTCGGTCGCTTTTTTTGTAAGTATCACACTGAGTTTCCTCTTGCTTAATAAAGCTATTCAGACCATACCCATCGGTACAGCTTACGCCGTGTGGACAGGTATTGGTGCCGTAGGCACCGTCATCATGGGTATTTTGTTGTATAAAGAGCCGGCCGATTTCTGGCGCATGTTCTTTATTTTCCTCCTGATCGGTTCTATTGTGGGGTTGAAGGTGGTGTCGAAGTAA
- a CDS encoding MFS transporter: protein MQQAIGKYRWTICALLFFATTVNYLDRQVLSLLQPRLESLFNWTSSDYANIAAVFQFTYAIFMLFAGRIIDKLGTKKGYAWAIVIWSIGAIIHSQAEPIGKAVGLVVGAAGAFSVIGFMVCRAVLALGEAGNFPAAIKATAEYFPKKERSFATGIFNSGANVGAILAPLTVPWIADHWGWGTAFEIIGAIGFLWLIFWLFLYEKPEKQKRLSAAELAYIQHNPEEKTTTAATTTGPKEKVSWFKLLTYRQTWAFTIGKFCTDGIWWFFLFWLPAYLKAQYGMVGESIQFPLAICYTFAMIGSIGGGWFPMYFIKKGYAAYDGRMRAMLLIAVFPLVVLLAQPLGYISFWMPVLFIGIGTAAHQAWSANIFTTVSDMFPQKAIGSVVGIGGMAGGLGGVLVTKIGGWLFDAYTATGIARSWVDAKAAGLGGFVDKILSMDLVTKNGDKVDIKVKALSNISKDVIEQIKTVDAAAFDKLLQIQKPLVQSEMATAYTIMFAICALGYLLAWSIMKALVPKYKPITDL, encoded by the coding sequence ATGCAGCAAGCCATAGGCAAATACAGGTGGACCATTTGCGCGCTCTTATTCTTTGCAACCACTGTCAACTACCTCGACAGGCAGGTATTGAGCCTCTTACAGCCACGCCTGGAATCGCTATTCAACTGGACAAGTAGTGACTATGCCAACATAGCAGCCGTCTTTCAGTTTACCTACGCGATCTTTATGTTATTTGCTGGCCGCATTATCGATAAACTGGGAACCAAAAAAGGATATGCCTGGGCCATCGTTATTTGGTCAATAGGCGCCATCATCCACTCACAAGCCGAACCGATCGGAAAAGCCGTAGGCCTTGTTGTAGGTGCTGCAGGCGCCTTCTCCGTAATAGGGTTCATGGTATGCCGTGCCGTATTGGCCCTCGGGGAAGCCGGTAACTTTCCGGCGGCCATTAAAGCTACCGCGGAATACTTCCCCAAGAAAGAACGTTCATTCGCCACTGGTATATTTAATTCAGGCGCCAATGTGGGCGCCATTCTCGCACCCTTGACTGTTCCCTGGATCGCAGATCATTGGGGATGGGGTACCGCTTTTGAGATCATCGGTGCTATCGGATTTCTCTGGCTCATCTTCTGGCTGTTCCTTTACGAAAAGCCCGAGAAGCAAAAGAGATTGTCTGCGGCTGAGCTGGCTTATATCCAGCACAATCCCGAAGAAAAGACGACTACAGCAGCAACAACTACCGGTCCCAAAGAAAAAGTATCCTGGTTTAAACTGCTTACCTATCGTCAAACATGGGCCTTTACCATTGGCAAGTTCTGTACTGATGGTATCTGGTGGTTCTTTCTCTTCTGGTTACCTGCCTACCTGAAAGCTCAATACGGCATGGTGGGAGAATCGATCCAGTTCCCATTGGCCATCTGCTACACCTTCGCCATGATCGGTAGTATTGGTGGTGGCTGGTTCCCCATGTATTTTATCAAAAAAGGATATGCTGCTTATGATGGACGTATGCGGGCCATGCTGCTTATCGCTGTATTCCCCCTCGTAGTACTGCTGGCACAGCCATTAGGATACATCAGTTTCTGGATGCCGGTATTGTTCATCGGTATTGGCACCGCTGCCCACCAGGCATGGAGCGCCAACATCTTCACCACGGTATCTGATATGTTCCCGCAAAAAGCCATCGGCTCTGTAGTAGGCATCGGCGGAATGGCAGGAGGTCTGGGTGGAGTACTCGTTACCAAGATCGGTGGTTGGCTTTTCGATGCCTACACAGCCACTGGTATCGCCAGATCATGGGTGGATGCAAAAGCCGCAGGCCTCGGCGGATTTGTAGATAAAATACTCTCCATGGATCTGGTTACCAAAAATGGCGATAAGGTCGACATCAAGGTGAAGGCATTGTCTAATATTTCCAAAGACGTGATCGAACAGATCAAAACGGTAGATGCAGCGGCATTCGACAAACTGCTACAAATACAAAAGCCCCTCGTGCAGTCAGAAATGGCCACGGCTTATACCATTATGTTTGCCATCTGCGCATTGGGTTACCTGCTGGCATGGAGCATTATGAAAGCGCTGGTACCCAAATACAAACCAATTACAGACCTGTAA
- a CDS encoding beta/alpha barrel domain-containing protein yields the protein MNGIIKKIAEQGVLPLYFHPDPTVSVEVLKALYAAGIRAVEYTNRGEAALDNFKLLKETRDQELPELLLGIGTIKRKKEAKAFMKAGADFIIAPGMIEEVAETVHKEDMLWIPGCMTTTEIIRAEDAGAKLIKLFPGNLLGPSFVSAIKELFPDLLFMPTGGVEVSKENLTGWFKSGVVAVGMGSKLITKEILANKDYSQLASKTKEAIALVNEVRG from the coding sequence ATGAACGGAATTATTAAAAAGATAGCTGAACAGGGCGTATTACCCTTGTATTTTCATCCCGACCCTACGGTAAGCGTTGAAGTTTTGAAAGCTTTATATGCAGCCGGTATCCGTGCAGTGGAATACACCAACCGCGGCGAAGCAGCGCTGGACAATTTCAAACTCCTCAAAGAGACCCGCGACCAGGAATTGCCTGAACTCTTATTGGGGATTGGCACGATCAAAAGAAAAAAAGAAGCAAAAGCATTCATGAAAGCAGGCGCTGATTTTATCATTGCTCCCGGCATGATAGAAGAAGTAGCCGAGACTGTGCACAAGGAAGATATGTTGTGGATACCCGGTTGTATGACCACTACCGAGATCATCCGGGCCGAAGATGCGGGCGCCAAACTGATAAAATTATTCCCGGGCAATTTACTGGGGCCTTCCTTTGTTAGCGCCATCAAAGAACTTTTCCCCGACCTGCTGTTTATGCCCACCGGTGGGGTAGAAGTGAGTAAGGAGAACCTGACAGGCTGGTTTAAGTCGGGTGTGGTAGCCGTAGGAATGGGCAGCAAGCTCATCACCAAAGAAATACTGGCCAATAAAGACTATAGCCAGCTGGCCAGCAAAACGAAAGAAGCGATCGCCCTGGTAAATGAAGTACGAGGATAA
- a CDS encoding sugar kinase — MKGTVFCFGELLLRMSPVLNRAWIQSNSMPVYVGGAELNVATALARWGVPARYGTALPDNYLSKEICDEVQNKKIDTSAIHYSGSRMGLYYLPQGADMKNAGVIYDRAHSSFAELQPGMIDWDTVLKDVSWFHFSAISPALNENVVAVCKEGAAAAAAKGITVSVDLNYRAKLWQYGKKPADIMPGLAQYCDVIMGNIWAANNLLGIPVDPNIHINGRKEDFLAHAQKTSEAIQQQYPRCKAVANTFRFDHGDGGILYYAALYTGGKLYNTAELIANKIIDKVGSGDCFMAGLIYGLYHQHPAQQVIDVAARAAFGKLMEKGDATSQDMESIIAQLSKHS, encoded by the coding sequence ATGAAAGGAACTGTATTTTGCTTTGGTGAATTGTTATTACGCATGTCCCCAGTGCTCAACAGGGCATGGATACAAAGTAATTCTATGCCGGTGTATGTAGGAGGGGCAGAACTCAATGTTGCCACCGCCCTGGCACGCTGGGGCGTACCAGCCAGGTACGGTACCGCACTTCCTGATAATTACCTCTCCAAAGAGATCTGCGACGAAGTACAAAACAAAAAGATCGATACGTCTGCCATTCATTATTCCGGTAGCCGGATGGGTTTATATTACCTGCCCCAGGGCGCGGATATGAAAAATGCCGGTGTTATCTATGACAGGGCGCATTCTTCTTTTGCCGAACTGCAACCCGGCATGATCGATTGGGATACTGTGCTGAAAGATGTTTCCTGGTTTCACTTCAGTGCCATCAGCCCTGCCCTCAATGAAAATGTTGTGGCTGTATGCAAGGAGGGAGCTGCCGCTGCGGCTGCAAAAGGTATTACCGTTTCGGTAGACCTGAACTACCGCGCCAAATTATGGCAATACGGCAAAAAGCCGGCAGACATCATGCCCGGGCTGGCGCAGTATTGCGACGTGATCATGGGCAATATCTGGGCCGCCAATAACTTATTGGGCATTCCGGTTGATCCCAACATACACATCAATGGCCGTAAAGAGGACTTCCTGGCGCATGCCCAGAAAACTTCTGAAGCGATACAGCAACAATACCCCCGGTGCAAAGCCGTAGCCAATACTTTCCGCTTTGACCATGGTGATGGCGGCATCTTATATTATGCTGCGCTGTATACGGGAGGTAAATTATACAATACTGCCGAACTCATTGCCAATAAGATCATTGACAAAGTAGGCAGTGGTGACTGTTTCATGGCAGGGCTCATCTATGGCCTCTATCACCAGCATCCTGCGCAACAGGTGATCGATGTAGCGGCGAGAGCGGCTTTTGGAAAACTGATGGAGAAAGGTGATGCCACCAGCCAGGACATGGAATCGATTATTGCACAACTAAGTAAGCACAGCTGA